GACAAATCCCCAATCCACCTCCCTGAGCCAGCTGAAGCGCTGCTCCCTCCTGACTCACCGACATCCCGGTGCTGATTCGATGAGAGGGGACAGCGGcgagggaggcagggagggagggaggggagatgCCCCGGCTCGGGGTTCGCCTCTGACATCAGCAGCAGCCCGGCCATAAAAGCAGCGAGCGGGGGGACCCCGGCTCAGAGCGCCGGCCCCGGCTCAGCGGCACGGAGCGGACACCTCTGCTCGCCCTCCCCGCCCCGGTAAGTGCGATCGGCAGCGACgcttttctccttccctctgcctgccGTGATGCTCTCGGTGATTGCCGAGCCTTCTTTGCCTctccgtctgtctgtctgctttGCCTCTCCATCTGTCCAGCCGGCTGGCGAGGATGGGGAGGTTCACAAGTTGGTGCCCGCAGCAAAGCTGAGCTCCCTGAAGCGCAAGTGTctcctgctcagagctctgcGAACTTTTCCTTGCAAAAGTGGCTGGAAATGGAGCAGCCCCGAAGCCTCCCCGTGTCCTGCCTCGCCCGGCGCCTCCTCttggctgccctgccctgctccccgtTTTGGGCGGCTGCAGAGACCCAGCCCCTCGCCCAGCCCGCCCTTCTCAGCGCCTCGGTGCCCTgaagggtggcacagggggatcGTCCTCaggctgtcactgcagcagccgcgggcagggctgggtgcccaGGGGGCAGAGGTggtctccatccatccatccatccatccatccatccatccatccatccatggctctgcagccacagctggattTTGGTGCTGGTCCCCATCCCttgggctctgggctcccacaGCTTTAGTCCCTGAGAAGATCAGGCCTGACTTAAGGCACCAGGCTAGGACCAAAACCCATTTCCATGGCCGTGAGGTTTGTGCAGCTCATGTTCGGAGGTGCTATTttccccagagccccagcaaAACCCCTGggtttgttctgctgctgtcccaccGAGCCCTTTGCTGCTGATCCACAGCCAATCCCTTCTCTCCTGCAGTGACATCGGAGCCTtcagcagggctcaggagcCTCCACAGCCAGGTCACAGCGTGCTGGGGATGAGGCCGGGGATGAAGCTGGGCGCCGCCTgcctcctgtggctgctgctgctctgcctgagccTGCCCGCCACGCACGGCCGCGTCCTGGAGCGCTCCGTGGAGATCAGGAGTAAGGAGAACATGAGTAAGGGACCCATCCCTCTGCATCCCCCCGGCTCAGCTCCATTTGGggggtgaggagctgctgccactgtATGCTCCTCatcccccttccctgctgctcccatcccctCAGTGGTGGGCGCAACGCCCCTTCCATGCCACCCAGCCCCCTGAGGGTCTCTCGGCTTTCCCCGCAGCCCCGGACATCGATCCCTCATGGTACACGGGCCGCGGGATCCGGCCCGTGGGGCGCTtcgggcggcggcgggcactgggcgggcccggggctgctctGCGGGGCTGCGCTGCTCCTGCCCGGCTGGAGCCGAGCCCCTGAGCCCGGCTGGCAATAAAATCCCTGCTCTCTCAGTGCCGTGTGCCAGCATCTCTGTTCCTAACCTCACCCCAAATCCGCATGGGCACCGTGGGTTCCTGCCCGCCCTGGCGGTGTGACAGCCCTTCCCTCTCATGGTTATCCTTGAACATCCcaagaaacaccccaaaaataatcACAGAGGCTCCCCCCTTTCCCAGGGGTATTCCCttgctgtgccagctccccaaCACCTTCATTTCCCTGAGCTGGGGACAGAAACAGCCACCTCATTTCTGTGGGGTCAGAAACTCCCAGGGATGATGTGATGCTCTGTCCACCCCACTGCTGTGCCCCAAAACCTCAGGGATCACTGCCCCGCAGGCagggtgggtgctgctgcctctgcagtggGCACAGGTGGGTTGTGTTCCTCTTCCAGCCGAGGGGAGTGCCCACAGTGTAAAGGCAAGGCACAGCAAGGCACTGTGACGCCACACGTTGGGTTTGGCCCCATTCTGGCTCAGTGATTGCCCCCAAGGATGGGCTGTGAGCCCTGCAATGGGTGGGTGGGGTGAGGAGAGCACTGGCCCTggtccctgccacccccaggcTTCCTGTGGTTCCCTACAGGCTGACCTGCAGGACAGGAGGGGAAAGGAATACACACCTTTAGGGCAGAATTCTCTTTATTTGCAGCCTGGGTGTAAAACCACCGGGATCTTTGCTCTGGGGAATTAAACCCTCCCtttccagagggaaggggagatgGAGGAGGTGACAGCCAGGGGTGGGGGGATGTCACCACTCAGGGTTGGTGGCAGTGCTCCTGGCAGGTTATGCTTTAATCTGCAAACGGGAGATTGGTGGAGGAAACCCCTGTGCTTTATGTCCCGGCTAAGGATGGAGCTAAAGGGTTGAAGAGGCCCCTTGTACCAGGCCAGGGTGAGCTCTGGGTGGGATTTCAGAGGGAGGATGGCCAggctgagctgtccctgcagctctgagcccccctgtgagctgtcccagagctctgagctctgtctgtgcccctATGGAGGTGGGCTGGGTGCAGTGTCacatcctcagctcctgcagcacgtCGTCCTCGTCCCGCTCATCCTCAGGTCCACGGTGGGGCTCCCATGTGGGGATGGCCTGGGtcccttctctttctccctcctcaGGAGCTCTTGGACTAGGAGGAAACACAAGGCAAAAAAGGGGgctcccttttcccctcttttctcctgccagaggTTGGGATGCCACGGCCACCCCGTGTCCCACCCCAGGGCAccatcctgcaggaacagcattGCACTCCCAGACTGGATAccaatgcaaaataaaattgtgGCGCTGGGAGAAGGCCTGAAAACCATCCCTGACACTGGGATATCTCAGGATGGATGTGTCCATCCTTCTGCCTTAAGgggtggctggctggctggaaCATCTCAGTGACAATGAAGGGGCTGAGCCTTTCAGGGTTCACCTGCCTCTGCCCTCACCTAGAACCATCCCACAACTCACCTACGGCCATGAAGACATCGTTCACCTGGTGGTTGGATTTTGCAGATGTCTCCATGAACAGGAGGCCTTTTGTCCGTGCAAAGTCTTCCCCCTCCTAAGAGAAACGAGCAGAGTTattcccctgtcccctctggggCTGCTTGTTCAGTTTTGTGGTGGGTTTCACGGACAGGCACTTCAGGGGTGTCTGAAAGCCTCTTAAATGCTTggatttccatggaaattttcCCCGGATGTATCCCAGTGCTTTCTGTGAGAGGTGGTGAGGGAACCCCAGGCACTCACTGTAGTGTTcgcaggggtctcaggatgagggaagagacgaggatctgactccatgtttcagaaggcttgatttattattttatgatagatattacattaaaactatactaaaagaatagaagaaaggatttcatcagaaggccagctaagaatagaaaaagaatgataacaaaagcttgtgactgactgagacagtccGGACAGCTGGGCTGctattggccattaattagaaacaaccacatgagaccaatcacagcagcaggtaatcaatgtttccattttgttcctgaggcctctcagcttctcaggaggaaaaaatcccaaagaaatgatttttcataaaatgtgtctgtgaaaCTCACCTCAGTGGTGACCTCTCTCTCAGCAGCAAGGTCTGTCTTGTTGCCCACCAGAGC
This genomic window from Ammospiza caudacuta isolate bAmmCau1 chromosome 8, bAmmCau1.pri, whole genome shotgun sequence contains:
- the PRLH gene encoding prolactin-releasing peptide, which gives rise to MKLGAACLLWLLLLCLSLPATHGRVLERSVEIRTPDIDPSWYTGRGIRPVGRFGRRRALGGPGAALRGCAAPARLEPSP